CGGCTGCACGTCATCACCAGGGACACCTCGGAAGAGGCCTGGGCGGAGGCGAACCGGCTGCTCGACGGGTTCGACCCGCAGACGGTGCGGTCCGTCCAGGCCGGGCTGGCGCGCAGCGAGTCCGAAGGGCAGCAGCGGATGCTCGCCCTGCACGGCGGCAGCCGGGACTCGCTGGAGATCCACCCCAACCTCTGGGCCGGCATCGGCCTGGTGCGCGGCGGCGCGGGCACCGCGCTGGTGGGCAGCCACGCGGAGGTCGCCGAGCGGATCAGGGAGTATGCGGGACTGGGCATCGAGGAGTTCGTGCTGTCCGGGTATCCGCATCTGGAGGAGGCGTACTGGTTCGGGGAGGGGGTCTTGCCGCGGCTGGCCGGAGAAGGCCTGTGGAAGCACCCGTTCCGCACGGAGACGGCACCGTTGGCTCAGGTGCCGTTCGCCGGCTGAGGGGCCAGGGCGTCGAGATGTGCTGTCCGTGACTCCGCCGTCTGGCCCTGGACCATCAGGAACAGGGCCTCCCTCGCCAGGCGTTGGGCCCTGTTCGTCAGCAGCATCGAGCGGCCGCCGCCCGCCACCACCGCCGCCGTGGTCGCCGCCTGCATGATCCCGTACGCCTGGGTCCTGAGGGCCAGTCGTTTTGCGTGGTGCTCGTGCGGGGCCGGGTGGTCGGCCAGGGCGTAGGCCTCGCGGCGCACCGAGGTGAGACGGGCACGCAACGGGGCCGCCGTCTCCTCGTCCAGCAGGGCCAGCGCCGCCTCCGCGATGCCGAAGACCGCCGGGTTGGCGTTCACCGTCCTGGTGCGGTCCGTCGCCGTCCACCGCTCGTGCGGGGTGCGCAGCGCCACCGCCTCCTCCGGGAGCCACAGGCCGTCCAGCTCCAGCGACACCGTGCGGGCCGCGGTCAGAGCCGCCAGCCGCATCGGGGCCGACGCCCGCAGGCCCGGCTGCTCCCGCGCCTGCGTGAACGCGAACAGGGCCTCGCCCGCGTCGGTCACCCCGGCGAGCAGCATCACGTCGTTCAGGCCCCACCCCGTGTACCAGGGCACCTTCCCGTCGAACCGCCGGCCGCCCCGCTCCCGGGTGACCCGGACGGGCGCGTGCGGATACGCCCGAAGGTGGGCGTACGCCACCCCCGACAGCAGTTCCCCGCTCGCCAGCTTCCCCAGCAGACGCTCCCGCACCGGCCCCTCGCTCTTCGCCAGCGTCAGCACCGGCGTGTGGTGCTGCGTCTGCACGAACCAGGTCGAGCAGCACGCCCCGGCCAGGATCTCCGCCGTCTCCCGCACCACCGCGCCGGGCGCCGCGGCACCGCCGTACTCCTCGGGCGCGTTCAGGCCGAGCAGGCCCGAGCGTCTGATCTCGGTGAGATGGCCGACGGGCACCTCGGTCTGCTCGACCTGTTCGGCGTGCGGGGCGAGCAGGTCGTCCGCGAGTCGGCGGGCGCGGGTGACGAGGGGGTGCGGTGCGGTCATGGACAGGATTCTTCCGGATTCCCCCGGTTTCCCGGGGCGGGGTGTCGATCCGGGGAAGTGCCGTTCGTGTAGGAGGTGAGAGAAGGAATCGACATCCGGAACGACATCCGGAACGACACCCAGGAGGACGTCATGCAGCACTACCTGCTCAGCGTGGTCCAGCCGGTCGGCGGACAGCCGCCCGCCCCCGACGAGCTGGCCGAGATCATGCACCGTGTCCAGGCCTTCAACGACGAACTGCGCGAGGCCGGCGTCTGGGTCTTCTCCGGCGGGCTGCACGGCCCGGAGACGGCCACCGTGCTGCGCCCGAAGGACGGCGACGTGCTCATCACCGACGGGCCGTACGCCGAGGGCAAGGAGTACCTCGGCGGACTGTGTCTGATCCGGTCCGCCGACCTCGACGAGGCCCTGGAATGGGGCCGCAAGGCCGCCCTGGCCACCACCCTCCCCATCGAGGTGCGCCCCTTCATGGGCACGCACTGATGACGGACGCCGTCGACGTCGAGGCCGTGTTCCGCGCGGAGTACGGCCGGGCCGTCGCCGTCCTGGTCCGCTTCCTCGGCGACATCGACCTCGCCGAGGAGGCGGTCCAGGACGCCTTCACCACGGCCGTCCGGCGCTGGCCGGAGACCGGCGTGCCGCCGAGCCCGGCCGGGTGGATCATCACCACCGCCCGCAACCGGGCGATCGACCGGCTGCGCCGCGAGTCCTCCCGGGACGACCGTCACGCCGAGGCCGCCCGGCTGCACGCCCCCGACCCGCCCGCGCAGGAGGGCCCCGTGCACGACGACCGGCTCCGCCTGATCTTCACCTGCTGCCATCCCGCGCTCGCCCTCCAGGCGCAGGTCGCCCTCACCCTGCGCCTCCTCGGCGGCCTCACCACCGCGCAGATCGCCCGCGCCTTCCTCGTCCCCGAGCCGACGATGGCCCAGCGCCTGGTCCGCGCCAAGGCCAAGATCCGCGACGCCCGCATCCCCTACCGCGTCCCCCGCGACGCCGACCTCCCCGACCGCCTGAAGGGCGTCCTCGCCGTCGTCTACCTGATCTTCAACCAGGGGTACGAGGGTGAGGCCGGCCTGTGCACGGAGGCCCTGCGTCTCGGTCGGCTCCTCGCCGAG
This window of the Streptomyces sp. NBC_01275 genome carries:
- a CDS encoding acyl-CoA dehydrogenase family protein encodes the protein MTAPHPLVTRARRLADDLLAPHAEQVEQTEVPVGHLTEIRRSGLLGLNAPEEYGGAAAPGAVVRETAEILAGACCSTWFVQTQHHTPVLTLAKSEGPVRERLLGKLASGELLSGVAYAHLRAYPHAPVRVTRERGGRRFDGKVPWYTGWGLNDVMLLAGVTDAGEALFAFTQAREQPGLRASAPMRLAALTAARTVSLELDGLWLPEEAVALRTPHERWTATDRTRTVNANPAVFGIAEAALALLDEETAAPLRARLTSVRREAYALADHPAPHEHHAKRLALRTQAYGIMQAATTAAVVAGGGRSMLLTNRAQRLAREALFLMVQGQTAESRTAHLDALAPQPANGT
- a CDS encoding YciI family protein; the encoded protein is MQHYLLSVVQPVGGQPPAPDELAEIMHRVQAFNDELREAGVWVFSGGLHGPETATVLRPKDGDVLITDGPYAEGKEYLGGLCLIRSADLDEALEWGRKAALATTLPIEVRPFMGTH
- a CDS encoding RNA polymerase sigma factor — its product is MTDAVDVEAVFRAEYGRAVAVLVRFLGDIDLAEEAVQDAFTTAVRRWPETGVPPSPAGWIITTARNRAIDRLRRESSRDDRHAEAARLHAPDPPAQEGPVHDDRLRLIFTCCHPALALQAQVALTLRLLGGLTTAQIARAFLVPEPTMAQRLVRAKAKIRDARIPYRVPRDADLPDRLKGVLAVVYLIFNQGYEGEAGLCTEALRLGRLLAELMPDEPEAAGLLALMLLVESRRPARADADGALVPLPEQDRTRWDRDLIAEGQALVRSCLRRDRPGPYQIQAAVQAVHSDAPTAEATDWNQILRLYDQLMAVSPSPVVALNRAVAVAEVEGPEPALELLDGLDLDGYHVLHAVRADLLRRLSRTAEAVRAYEAALALAENPAERAHLDRRLRELAQ